The following DNA comes from Epinephelus lanceolatus isolate andai-2023 chromosome 1, ASM4190304v1, whole genome shotgun sequence.
tctacAATGCCTTTTGAAAACTGACTTCTCACTGAATCTTTTCCCGCAGGTCTTGCAAAGGTAGGGcctctcacctgtgtgggttcTTATATGAGTGTTCAATGCTGATGTGTCACTGAATCttttcccacatgttttgcaagaaaacggcttctcacctgtgtggctgTTCAGGTGTCTCTGCAATTTTGACTTGCGCTCAAAACCTTTCccacatatttcacattttaaaggctttttaccTGTATTTAAGTTTATCACAGCAGAGGTGTGTGGACTGTTACTGTTCATTTCACTTTCAtgatgtcttttctctgcttgaaGCTCTGTGTTTCTAGTTGATCCTGAGTCTCCATGCTGGTATTCTTCCTCATCTTGGCTCTCAGCTACATCAGAGTTGTGACAGAGCAGCTGGTGCTCACTGGTTGCTTCTGATATCACAGAGCTTATAACTGGCATTTTAAATACAGACTCTTTCTTTGCTGCACTTTGAGTGTCATCATGAATGAAGTCCAGAGTCTGATCTTCACTCTGCTCACTTTCCTCATCAGCAGGAATCAACATGAAGCCATCAGTCTCctgcttcactacaagctgctctccctcctgactgctgcacACGTCCTCCTCCTTGTAcacatgttgctgtgggagctctggagggacacacaacaacaccaacagcatACTAATGTCATGCTAcagcaaatatacacacaccacAGTAAATATGTCCTAATTCAACTTtacacacctgtcctgtgtaactttatttcaggcTTCAAAACGATATCCAACAGTCTGCGCTGACGATCGATCTCTTCCTCGTACTCGACGATGCTTCTTTTAAAAACTCccaatatttcttcagcagcagcagttagtcgctcgttgacaaactctctcaaagactcaactgaacacattgttgtctaatgtaggctacagtaaatGTGGCTCGAGGTTTAACTCATAGATTAACCTCCCGTGGCgcctttgttttatttacttcCGCTGGATGTTACACTATTAAGTTCCGACGGGGAAATACATGAGGTTTTCACGTGTTCCGCTTCCAATGGTTGGCAATCATAATTTCTAATATCAGTGTCCGGGCTGTAACAAGTCGTCTCAGTATCATTGGTGGCTCATAAAAAGGCAGCAATAACTACAcgtttgtcttttattttggtgtttaaaggtcccatataaTGCTTATTCataggttcatacttgtatttggggtttctactagaacctGTTTTCActctttaattaaataaatatatattattttcctcatactgtcaaCCTGAATGTACTGGTATTCACCCAAAGTCTGAAACGCTCAGTTTGACCACCCGTCTCTTTAAGCTCTtctcctgaaaaagcccagtctgctttgATTGGTCAGTTTTATCAGGTCTTGGtggcattttaataaaatgtacttCTTCAGTCTCCTCATAATGAGACATTGTTCTTCATTCATTTCATGAACGCATCTCCAcagaagtttcagctgtgtTTATCGACCTTCAGGTTTGATTTGAGTAAAATTTTCCCCACATGCTGCAAACATGTGACTCCTCACTTCCAGAGTTCTTGTGTGTTTTGACCATGAACCAGAACTGACATGTCTCCtacttgtttttaaaacacaaggCCACTTGACTGTGTGAGATCTTATATGCCTTTTTACTTGAGACACATCAAAGTCCCTTTTCCTGCAGGTCTTGGAGAGTTATgacttctcacctgtgtggattctcatgtggaTCGTCAGGCTACTTTTACATCTCAAAGCTTTCTCACATGTTGTTAATAGGGGGCAGAAGACCTAGACCCATTGTGGTTGAGTTCTCTAAGTTCAAGGACAGATCAAAGGTTCAGGAGGGAGCCAAAAATCTGAAGGGGTCCAAGATCTACATTAATGAGAACTACACTGATGCCGTGCGTATGAAAAGGAAAGAACTACACCCTAAGTTGAGGAAGGCTCGGGCGAGAGGTGAAATTGCCTTTCTGAGGCACGACCAACTGGTAATTCCAATGTGGAATAGGCTTTCTTCAATAGCCAAAACATGTAACATAACTCATGTAGTGTCAGAGCCAACCAGAATATTTACGTATGGTAACAATACATCAACCTGCATTGACCACATTTTTACTAATATTCCTGAAAAATGCTCTAAAGCTGTATCCATATCAGTAGGCTTTAGTGATCACAATCTCGTTGCAACCAAAAGAATAACAAAAATTCCTAACACCCCCTCAACAATTAAGTATAAATGGTCTTTTAGAGGTTTTAATACAGAGTTATTTGTAAAAGAGATTAGTGAGGTTAATTGGTTTAATGTATGCGAAGAGGATGACCCTGAAACTGCACTAAGTGTGTTTATGAAATTATTTATGGGTGTTGCAGATAAACATGCACCATTAAGAAAATGGACTTCTAGGTCTAAGGGTGCACCATGGATTGACAATGAGCTGATGGAATTGATGACCAAGCGTGATAATGCAAAAAGGATTGTAAATGGAACTCATGCTCTAACTGATAGACAAAACTATTGTAAACTAAGAAATACTGTGGTTAAACTtaatagatgtaaaaaaaaaaggggctATTACAAGAACAGAATTCACGAGGCCAAGAACAACAGCAAGAAATTGTGAAAGATTCTAAACAATATCATGGACAGGAGCACGAATGCAACTGCCTCCTTCAATGAAACACATGGAAAGTTTATTACTAAACCACAAGACATAGCAAATCATTTCAATAACTATTTCACATCGAAGATACAGAAATTGAGAAATGCCATGAGTACTGCTGAGGTCATAGGGCCACAGACAATCATAAAGGACTGTATTATGATTGGAAAGAGGTGTTCGTTCCAATACGTTGAAAAACAATatgttgaaatgtgtttattttcccTCGCTGATGACAAATCTCCAGGCACAGATAATCTGGATGGTAAATTGCTAAAAATTGCAGCAAGACATATATCCAACCCAGTATGCCATATATTTAATAAATGTCTAAAGCATGGTGTGTGCCCGGAAATTTGGAAAGAGGCCAAAGTTATTCCACTGCCGAAGGATGGTAAATCTGCCCTCACAGGTCCCAACAGTCGCCCAATCAGTCTGCTGCCTGTATTGAGCAAGTTATTGGAGAAAATTGTTTATGCTCAAATTCAAGATTATTTTACATGCAACTCATTATTCATGAGTAACCAGCATGCATACAAAGAAGGGCATTCAACCAGTACAGCACTGGCTCAAATGACTGATGATTGGCTGAGATGCATGGAGGACAAAAGATTAGTGGGGGCAGTATTACTAGACTTTAGTGCTGCTTTTGACATTATTGATCATTGTCTTTTGCTAGAAAAACTCAGCGGTTATGGTTTTGAATCTACTGCCTTGTCCTGGATGAGGAGTTACTTGACCTGCAGAAGGCAAAGAGTGTTTTTTAATGGCAGCCTGTCTGACAGCAAAGAGCTGTACTGACAGGGGAGCTGCTTAGGTCCTATTTTATATTCAGTTTTTACAAATGACCTTCCATTAGTGTTGAATAATGCAAAAGTTGTTATGTATGCGGATGATTCTACCACATACAGTGCAGCAATGACAAATTTTGAGCTCTCTGATATCCTGAGCATTGAACTCAAGAAAGTGGTCGACTGGTGCacaaaaataatgtgtgttaAATATCTCTAAAACAAAAAGTATGATATTTGGTTCCAGACATGCATTGGTAAATGATCTTCAACTACAGCTGTCTGTTGATAGAACACAAATTGAACAAGTAAACAAGACCAAGTTACTTGGAATAGTCTTGGATAATAAACTTTCATGGTCAGAACATATTGATCACATTATGAAGAAAATGGGTAAAAGTATTGCCGTGACAAGAAAATGTTCTAAGTGTGTCGAATCAGAGTAATCAAGGCCTTAGTGTTGTCCCATCTGGATTATTGCCCTATTACTTGGTCATCTGCAGCCACTAAAGATATTAGAAAACTTCAAATTACACAGAACAAAGCAGCTAGAGTTGCTCTCAATTGTTCACTGCATGTAAATATCTTAAAAATGCACCGGAATTTATTGTGGCTTCTGGTTGAAAACAGACTAAAATTAAATCTTCTAACTTTTATTAGAAATTTGATTAACGATAAAAAACCACAATGTCTCTTAGATCAGATAGTGTTCAccagaaatgtaaacaaatatgCAACCAGACAATCAAGATATGATAACTTACTTACACCTAAACCAAGAacaaactttttaaaacatacTGTAATGTACAGAGCCATTATAGGATGGAACACATTACCCAATAACACCAAAAATATTAATGCaaaacaaatttttaaaaaggtagTAATAgactatttaaataaattgtaaATTTAATGAATGAGAAATATAATGCAGAATAATTATTGTAGGAATTATTTGTGGGTTGAACTGTTCTGGTAATGTAATGTGATGTCTGGTGTATTCTTTGTACCTAATCATGTAGTTTTAGACTAgactgtttgctgtttgtgtaTGTAATGATGTGTTACAGTGAAATGTAACAGTGATGAATGTGAGTATGtactatgtctttttttaattgcattgaggaccccaggaagaatagctgaTGTCATGACatcagctaatggggatcccagaaataaacaaacaaataaacaaacaaacatgttgtgCAAGTAAATGGCTTCTAACCTGTGTGGATTGTGTGTGATGTTCTAAAATCATTAAGGTTTCATTTTCTAAAGTCAGCTGCTGTAGTGTACCTCCTCTAAATGTGGTCCGGCCAAACTGAGCTCTGGCCAACCTGCATTCTGATGGCGGTGGCTTCTGCGTGCATCTACACCTGCAGTAACATTGCATTTTTCTTCATTCAGTCTACAGGCACAGATCACAGATGTAACAGGCACAAAGTCAAAACAGTTTTTCCCACATTCTGGTGTCACTGTTGACAAGTTGCTCATATGCACCAAAGAACACGGTGTCTGCAGATATAACCAAGGTCAATTTCAGACTTTTTAAGTCCTTTTTAATCCCACCTTATATGGAATTTAAAACCATCTCATGGCTGTCATAAATGGTacttattattgcaatattcagacaaatacaacaaggaacaaaaatatttttcttcgGTCTGTGCGATGATTGTAAACTGTTATTGGGTCTGTCAGACTGGAGAAATTTTCACAGTAATGTGaccaaaaatatttaagacccaCTGAATCTgaatttcagacattttaagacattttaaaggagctgtagacaccctgacaaAAGATCACAGCAACAGGACAAATCTTCTGGGATCAGTTTATTACTGTGCTCACTGCAAAATCACTCATACTTTGAATTACAGGTTCCgctcacattttcatggacaatatttccaaactttttcatgacttttcaaggactcataatgaagaattttctttttctttccccacTTGCCCAGCGTTTTTCAaacatcagattcaaactctatgtAAACATAATTGGCACACAGGAAGGGAAAGACAAACTGAGggagaaaatgacaaaacacacctgatggtaaacaaacactgtcacACATCGACGCATATTAAAGCTACATTAAGACGCCAGCTTCAGAAGATGAATTTgccattatgttacattatatgGAGAGTTATCCACTGAAGATGATTCTAATAATTTCATTATACACAAACAAGTTCTGTGACTTATAATGATTTtgactaattccatgacttttccaggttttccatgactctTGCAAGTATAAAATTCATTCAGACTTTAAAGCAGTCTCCTCCTTTTGTTCTTTATCTCACTAGTTTAACTTTTCCAGACCTGCaatttcaattaaaattcaGGATTTGGACTTCACTCCCCACTTTTCTTAGCATGCTTTATGGAACAGGCCTCTGAAAGCTCTGCCACATGTTTAGCATGTAAACAGTCTCTCTCCTGTATATGTGTGACTTCAACTGGAACATGTGCTCAACTGATGCACCTTTACACCTGTGTGCGTTCTCATGTGGACTGTCAAGTTACCGATAGATCTGAAGTgtttcccacatgttttgcaagtatacggcttctcacctgtgtgagtcctcatgtggactAACAAGTAACCATTACGTCCAAAAGCTCTCCCACATACGTTACAagtatacggcttctcacctgtgtggattctacAATGCCTTTTGAAAACTGACTTCTCACTGAATCTTTTCCCGCAGGTCTTGCAAAggtacggcttctcacctgtgtgggttcTTATATGAGTGTTCAATGCTGATGTGTCACTGTAGCttttcccacatgttttgcaagaaaacggcttctcacctgtgtggctgTTCAGGTGTCTCTGCAACATTGACTTGTACTCAAAACCTTTCCCACATACGTCacattttaaaggttttttaCCTGTATTTAAGTTTATCACAGCAGAGGTGTGTGGACTGTTACTGTTCATTTCACTTTCAtgatgtcttttctctgcttgaaGCTCTGTGTTTCTAGTTGATCCTGAGTCTCCATGCTGGTATTCTTCCTCATCTTGGCTCTCAGCTACATCAGAGTTGTGACAGAGCAGCTGGTGCTCACTGGTTGCTTCTGATATCACAGAGCTTATAACTGGTATAATGACAACAGACTCTTTCTCTGCTGCACTTTGAGTGTCATCATGAATGAAGTCCAGAGTCTGATCTTCACTCTGCTCACTTTCCTCATCAGCAGGAGTCAACATGAAGCCATCAGTCTCctgcttcactacaagctgctctccctcctgactgctgcacagttcctcctcttcctctttaatctgtggaggctctggctcctcttggtccacactggacttcctctcctcaatacagagctgctgctcagggacaacctcctcctccttacacacatgttgctgtgggagctctggagggacacacaacaacaccaacagcatACTAATGTCATGCTAcagcaaatatacacacaccacAGTAAATATGTCCTAATTCAACTTtacacacctgtcctgtgtaactttatttcaggcTTCAAAACGATATCCAACAGTCTGCGCTGACGATCGATCTCTTCCTCGTACTCGACGATGCTTCTTTTAAAAACTCccaatatttcttcagcagcagcagttagtcgctcgttgacaaactctctcaaagactcaactgaacacattgttgtctaatgtaggctacagtaaatGTGGCTCGAGGTTTAACTCATAGATTAACCTCCCGTGGCgcctttgttttatttacttcCGCTGAATGTTACActtcttattcttcttcttcttttcagtGGCGAATTGCACCCGTGCGGAGCATTATCGCCACCAACTGTTctgatttatattattttatatcctTGTCATCAGTCCTGTAGTTTGTAGGAATTTGAAAACGTGTCTTAGAACCAGTTTTCCAGAGTTACTTGCAAAAATAGTTTTTATTTCCATGTGTTTATATGTCCATTCCTTAATAACTGTCTCTCATTAGCGTATTTTGGACAATGAAGAATAACATGATCCACAGTCTCCATTTGATTGCATACATCACATGATCCACTTTGATGCTTCCCAATGAGATGTAATGATGAATTTAATCTTGTGTGTCCCAGTCTTATCCTACTAATCAAGCCTTCTTGCGTCCTACTTCTCCCCAGTGACCTTCCCTCTCCTGAGGTTGCTCAATCTGATACAGATGTCTTCCTTTATTGTCTTTATCCCATTATTTCTGCCACTGTATCTTGATTTTGTTCCATATGACTGTTTTAGCTTCCGCCTTACTTACTGGTATTGTTAGTTCtacttgatttattttaagTCCATTTTTTGCAAGTTGATCAACTATCTCATTTCCTTGAACTCCTGTGTGAGCTGGCACCCATAAAAACTGTACATCAGTTCCTATCTTAATAACTCTATACAAAGATATTAAGATTTCAAATAGCATGTCCTGTCTGCATCTTGAGGAAAGGTTCTTTAGATTTGCCAGAGCTGCACTTGAATCTGAACATGTCAGAATTCTCATAGGTTTTATTTCTTCAATCCACTGTATAGCAAGCAAAATTGCAGTCATTTCCACTGTATATACTGATAGATGGTCAGTAGTTCTCTTGGCTACTTTTACTTTCAACTCTGGGACATAAAATGCACAGCTTGTTCTTCCATTCTCTGGATTTTTAGACCCATCAgtaaatacatgtatatattgCCCATATCTTTCATAGAGTACAGTGTTCACATAAGCATGCATACTGAATGCCTTTCCCTTTGAGTTCACTTGCTTCAGTATAGAAAGATCTACTATTGGTTTGTGCAGTAACCATGGTGGAACCATTGGCCAAATGACTGACTGGTTGAAAATCCAATCACTCATTGCAATGTCCTTTGTTATATTTGATATTACAGTACAAAAACTctcttttttgattttattactCTCCCAACACTCATTCAATACTCTCTTTGTTGGATGCAGATCCTTCATACTCTTTAAATTTGCCCACTAATTGGCCATTAATTGTTTCCTTCTTAGTTGAAGAGGCATCTCTCCACCTTCTACCTGAAATGCTGACAAAGGTGTTGATTTGACTGCCCCACAACATAACCGCAACGCTTGAGCTTTAATTCTATCCAACCTTTTAAGGGTTGTATAAGCAGCTGATCCAAAAACAATGCAGCCATAATCCAAAACTGATCTAATTAAtgcaatataaatatttttcattgCAAGTCTATCAGCTTCCCATACAGTGCCCACTAAGCATCTCATGACATTCAGTACTTTCTTGCATTTCTCTTCAATTTTATCAATATGATTTTTCTATGTAAGTGACACATCAAACCATACTCCCAAAAACTTGAAAGCTGTCACTTCCTCTAACTTTTGATTATACAGTTTTAGGCAAATGCTATCACTGATCTGTTTCCTTGTAAAAAAGACAGTCTGAGACTTTTCAACAGATAGTTTAAAACCCCATGTAATAGCCCAGTTTTCAACTTCATTAATAGCTTCTTGTATTTTCCTTACAGTGTGTTCCATGTTCCTTCCTCTTTTCCAAATTGCcccatcatctgcaaaaagtgaCCTTCCAATATCTGGACTAACTTGCTTGTAtacatcatttatcataattgaaaataataaaGGACTAATTACACTGCCTTGAGGGGTTCCATTTTCTACTGGATATTTCTCTGAAAGTGAATTCCCAACTCGAACCTGAATAGATCTGCCAAATAAGAAGTCCTTTACCCAATTATACACTTTACCACTAATGCCCATATTATCTAGCTTTATTAAAAGACCTTTCTTCCACAAAATATCGTATGCTTTCTCTACATCAAAGAAAACAGCTACCATACACTCTTTATTTGCTTGAGCTTTCCTGATATCAGATTCCAGGCATACTAAGGGGTCTAATGTACTGCACCCTCTTCTGAACCCACTCTGGCATGATGAGaataagtcatttttttctatataATATGCTAATCTTTCTGTTATCATTCTTTCTATGGTCTTGCATATATGTGATGTTAAGGCTATAGGCCTATAACTTTCTGGACTGATGGGCTCTTTCCCAGGTTTACTGATGGGAACAATGACAGATTCTTTCCACTCTGTTGGAAGCTTGCCTTCCTCCCATACCTTATTATAAAGCTCTAGCACTTTTACTAGCGCAAAATCACTTAATTCAGttaacactgaaaaacacacactatCTTTCCCAGGAGTTATCTTTTTACATTTACTTAAAGCTCTTTTCAACTCATGAATAGAAAACGGTCTATCTAAAGTGCTCTGGAACAACTTTCTTTCCTCATAAACATTGGGATGCCTATCTAATGTTTGCTGCCTTCTGGTCTTGCCTTCTTCTGATAAATTATCTGAGCTGTGGACTTTGACAAAATTCCTGGCTAACATTTCTGCCTTCTCCAAGTTGTCACAAGCACTCTCTTCCCCTTTCTTTAATACCGGAAGACTTATCTCCTGTCTGACTCCTctcatctttttaatcattCCCCATACTTTACCTAATGGTGTTGTTCTTCCGATAGTTGAACACTATCCTCTCCAACATGATTTTTTAGCTCTTTTAACCGTTTTCCGTACTATTGCTTGAGCCTTTTTATACTCTAGCAGATTATAAAATGAGTGACTTCTTTTTAGCTCTCAATGTCCTGTTTCTTTGTTTAATTGCTTCAGAGCATTCTTTGTTCCACCATGGAACCATCTTAATTTTCTTCTTACTAGTACTCTTCCCAATCGCTTGTGATGCTCCCTTCACTATAGCTGTAGTGATACTTGTATTAACTTCATCTATTTGTTCTGACATGACTATCTTACTAAACTCTTCATCACAACAACTAGTAAACTTTCCCCAATCTGCCTTACTGACACTCCATCTCCTGATCCCGTCTAACTGAACTGAATTATTCATTTCAAATGTTATACCAATAGGATAATGATCACTGCCAATGATGTTATCATTCAGTACTTCCCAGCAACTTGCCCCAGCTAAATCACTAGATACTAAAGTAAGATCAATAGCCGACTCCACTCCATTGCTGAAGTTAAGCCTAGTGCCTTGCCCATTATTTAAACACACCAATCCCTTTGTCTCTATTAGCTCCTCTACAATCTGTCCGTTACAGTCCGTTGACTTCCCTCCCCACAAAGCATTGTGGCCACTAAAATCACCACACCATATTGCTTGATTTCCTTGATCAAGATTCTCTAACTCTTCAATCTTGAGTTTCTTATATGGTTTATATAGATTAATAATAACTATCTTTCTTTTATTCAGCCAAATCTATGTCATTACAACCTCTAAGTCAGTACTATGGTTAGTAAGCACTCTCCCATATGGAATTCCTTCTTTTGGATGTTAAACTATTAAGTTCTGAC
Coding sequences within:
- the LOC144464495 gene encoding uncharacterized protein LOC144464495; the encoded protein is MCSVESLREFVNERLTAAAEEILGVFKRSIVEYEEEIDRQRRLLDIVLKPEIKLHRTELPQQHVYKEEDVCSSQEGEQLVVKQETDGFMLIPADEESEQSEDQTLDFIHDDTQSAAKKESVFKMPVISSVISEATSEHQLLCHNSDVAESQDEEEYQHGDSGSTRNTELQAEKRHHESEMNSNSPHTSAVINLNTGKKPLKCEICGKGFERKSKLQRHLNSHTGEKPFSCKTCGKRFSDTSALNTHIRTHTGERPYLCKTCGKRFSEKSVFKRHCRIHTGEKPYTCNICGRAFGRNGYLLVHMRTHSGEKPYTCNVCGRAFGRNGDLLVHMRTHSGEKPYTCKTCGRHFRSSSNLTGHMRTHTGVKVHHLSTEVPVEVTHIQERDCLHAKHVAELSEACSIKHAKKSGE
- the LOC117256901 gene encoding uncharacterized protein LOC117256901, which gives rise to MCSVESLREFVNERLTAAAEEILGVFKRSIVEYEEEIDRQRRLLDIVLKPEIKLHRTELPQQHVCKEEEVVPEQQLCIEERKSSVDQEEPEPPQIKEEEEELCSSQEGEQLVVKQETDGFMLTPADEESEQSEDQTLDFIHDDTQSAAEKESVVIIPVISSVISEATSEHQLLCHNSDVAESQDEEEYQHGDSGSTRNTELQAEKRHHESEMNSNSPHTSAVINLNTGKKPLKCDVCGKGFEYKSMLQRHLNSHTGEKPFSCKTCGKSYSDTSALNTHIRTHTGEKPYLCKTCGKRFSEKSVFKRHCRIHTGEKPYTCNVCGRAFGRNGYLLVHMRTHTGEKPYTCKTCGKHFRSIGNLTVHMRTHTGVKVHQLSTCSS